In one Capricornis sumatraensis isolate serow.1 chromosome 1, serow.2, whole genome shotgun sequence genomic region, the following are encoded:
- the CHST2 gene encoding carbohydrate sulfotransferase 2, giving the protein MSRSPPRALPAGAPLGLLPAAPAAGPRALLPPWPRRLGRRWPASPLGMKVFRRKALVLCAGYALLLVLTMLNLLDYKWHKEPLQQCSPDGSLGAGAGAASGGWGRPGPPPAVPPRAHTRLDPRTPYRPPVAAVQAAPAVAAGAARAAAPPGNGSRGGGDKRQLVYVFTTWRSGSSFFGELFNQNPEVFFLYEPVWHVWQKLYPGDAVSLQGAARDMLSALYRCDLSVFQLYSPAGSGGRNLTTLGIFGAATNKVVCSSPLCPAYRKEVVGLVDDRVCKKCPPQRLARFEEECRKYRTLVIKGVRVFDVAVLAPLLRDPALDLKVIHLVRDPRAVASSRIRSRHGLIRESLQVVRSRDPRAHRMPFLEAPGHKLGVKKESMGGPADYHALGAMEVICNSMAKTLQTALQPPDWLQGHYLVVRYEDLVGDPVKTLRRVYDFVGLLVSPEMEQFALNMTSGSGSSSKPFVVSARNATQAANAWRTALTFQQIKQVEEFCYQPMAVLGYERVNSPEEVKDLSKTLLRKPRL; this is encoded by the coding sequence ATGAGCCGCAGCCCGCCGCGAGCCCTACCCGCGGGCGCGCCCCTCGGGTTGCTCCCAGCCGCGCCCGCCGCCGGGCCGCGCGCCCTGCTCCCGCCGTGGCCCCGGCGCCTGGGTCGCCGCTGGCCTGCGTCCCCACTCGGAATGAAGGTGTTCCGCAGGAAGGCGCTGGTGCTCTGCGCGGGCTACGCGCTGCTGCTGGTGCTCACCATGCTCAACCTCCTGGACTACAAGTGGCACAAGGAGCCGTTGCAGCAGTGCAGCCCCGACGGGTCCCTGGGTGCCGGGGCGGGGGCGGCTTCGGGCGGCTGGGGGCGCCCAGGACCTCCTCCAGCCGTGCCGCCCCGCGCACACACCCGCTTGGATCCCCGGACCCCATACCGCCCGCCCGTCGCCGCAGTCCAGGCAGCTCCGGCAGTCGCGGCCGGGGCAGCGAGGGCCGCAGCCCCTCCAGGTAATGGCAGTCGGGGCGGCGGGGACAAGAGGCAGTTGGTGTACGTGTTCACCACGTGGCGCTCAGGCTCGTCCTTCTTCGGCGAGCTTTTCAACCAGAACCCCGAAGTGTTCTTCCTCTACGAGCCGGTGTGGCACGTGTGGCAGAAACTGTACCCGGGGGACGCCGTCTCCCTGCAAGGGGCGGCGCGGGACATGCTGAGCGCTCTCTACCGCTGCGACCTCTCGGTCTTCCAGCTGTACAGCCCCGCCGGCAGTGGGGGGCGCAACCTCACCACGCTGGGCATCTTCGGTGCGGCCACCAATAAGGTGGTGTGCTCCTCGCCGCTGTGCCCCGCCTACCGCAAGGAGGTAGTGGGACTGGTGGACGACCGCGTGTGCAAGAAGTGCCCGCCGCAGCGCCTGGCGCGCTTCGAGGAGGAGTGCCGCAAGTACCGCACGCTGGTTATCAAGGGTGTTCGGGTCTTCGACGTGGCGGTATTGGCGCCACTGTTGCGAGACCCGGCCCTGGACCTCAAGGTCATTCATCTGGTGAGGGACCCCCGCGCTGTGGCCAGCTCACGCATTCGCTCGCGCCACGGTCTCATCCGTGAAAGCCTGCAGGTGGTGCGCAGCCGGGACCCCCGAGCCCACCGCATGCCCTTCCTGGAGGCCCCCGGCCACAAACTGGGCGTCAAGAAGGAGAGCATGGGAGGGCCGGCAGACTACCACGCGCTTGGCGCCATGGAGGTCATCTGCAACAGCATGGCCAAGACGCTGCAGACGGCCCTGCAGCCCCCTGACTGGCTGCAGGGCCATTACCTGGTGGTGCGGTACGAGGACTTGGTGGGAGACCCTGTCAAAACCCTACGGAGGGTGTACGACTTTGTGGGGCTGTTGGTGAGCCCCGAAATGGAGCAGTTTGCACTCAACATGACTAGTGGCTCAGGCTCCTCCTCCAAGCCTTTCGTGGTGTCAGCCCGCAACGCCACACAGGCCGCCAACGCCTGGCGGACCGCCCTCACCTTCCAGCAGATTAAACAGGTGGAGGAGTTTTGCTACCAGCCCATGGCCGTGCTGGGCTATGAGCGCGTCAATAGCCCTGAGGAGGTCAAAGACCTCAGCAAGACCCTGCTCCGGAAACCCCGACTCTGA